One window from the genome of Pyrus communis chromosome 16, drPyrComm1.1, whole genome shotgun sequence encodes:
- the LOC137721529 gene encoding uncharacterized protein PAM68-like, producing the protein MKTLIFSSQPSLYLPSSLPWKPKTLTFHPTTLQNLGHLKRSTYKTHANAKGFGSAPPATTKETPTSKNSGKNDNNDSDEEVPQVVFERMLVRIIAAVGLPLATGFAFLKVFDAVKEKHLWDVPLWLPFLTTLLTFGASALGIAYGALSTSWDAEKKGSVLGLEEAQSNWVEMWRVEDESNNSNK; encoded by the coding sequence ATGAAAACTCTTATTTTTTCGTCCCAACCATCTCTCTATCTTCCAAGCTCTTTGCCATGGaagcccaaaaccctaaccttCCACCCCACAACCTTGCAGAACCTAGGCCACCTTAAAAGAAGTACGTACAAAACACATGCAAATGCAAAAGGCTTTGGCAGTGCGCCACCAGCCACGACAAAGGAAACGCCTACAAGCAAAAACTCAGGCAAAAATGATAACAACGACAGCGACGAGGAAGTTCCACAGGTCGTTTTCGAGAGGATGCTAGTGAGAATTATCGCCGCTGTGGGCCTGCCTTTAGCCACTGGCTTTGCGTTTTTGAAAGTTTTTGATGCGGTTAAGGAGAAGCACTTGTGGGATGTACCACTTTGGCTACCATTCTTGACGACCTTGTTGACTTTTGGGGCTTCGGCTCTTGGGATTGCGTATGGGGCATTGTCTACAAGTTGGGATGCAGAGAAAAAGGGTTCAGTTCTTGGATTGGAAGAAGCTCAAAGCAATTGGGTTGAGATGTGGAGGGTGGAAGATGAGAgtaataatagtaataaatgA
- the LOC137721064 gene encoding heavy metal-associated isoprenylated plant protein 39-like, giving the protein MKKVVLKLELYDEKGKKKAMRAVSGLEGLDSISIDMKDKKLTVTGDIDPVDLVGRLKKLCRTEIVSVGPAKEEKKKEEPKKEETKKKDPKDEMAELIKAYQAHYPPMPAYYYVKSSEEDPNACVIC; this is encoded by the exons ATGAAG AAAGTAGTGTTGAAATTGGAATTATACGACGAGAAGGGTAAGAAGAAAGCCATGAGGGCCGTCTCGGGGCTTGAAG GGCTTGATTCAATTTCTATAGATATGAAGGACAAGAAACTGACGGTCACAGGGGACATAGATCCAGTGGATTTGGTGGGAAGATTGAAGAAGCTTTGCCGGACAGAGATAGTCTCGGTCGGACCGgcaaaggaggagaagaagaaagaggagccaAAGAAGGAGGAGACGAAGAAGAAAGATCCAAAGGACGAAATGGCTGAGCTTATCAAGGCCTACCAAGCTCATTATCCACCAATGCCTGCATATTATTACGTAAAAAGTTCAGAAGAGGATCCCAATGCATGTGTCATTTGCTAA
- the LOC137720514 gene encoding heavy metal-associated isoprenylated plant protein 39-like encodes MTKVVLKLELYGDKCKKRAMKAVSGLEGLDSISLDMKDKKLTATGDIDPVDLVERLRKLCRTEIVSVGPAKEEEKKKKEEEKKKDPKDQMIELMKAYPGLYPPMPAYYFVRSSEEDPNACVIC; translated from the exons ATGACG AAAGTAGTGTTGAAATTGGAATTATACGGCGACAAGTGTAAGAAGAGAGCCATGAAGGCCGTCTCGGGGCTTGAAG GGcttgattcaatttctctgGATATGAAGGACAAGAAGTTGACGGCCACAGGGGACATAGATCCAGTGGATTTGGTGGAGAGATTGAGGAAGCTTTGCCGGACTGAGATAGTCTCAGTCGGACCGgcaaaggaggaggagaagaagaagaaagaggaggagaagaagaaagatccAAAGGACCAAATGATTGAGCTTATGAAGGCCTACCCAGGACTTTATCCTCCAATGCCTGCATATTACTTCGTAAGAAGTTCAGAAGAGGATCCCAATGCTTGTGTCATTTGCTAA
- the LOC137720512 gene encoding protein REVEILLE 6-like isoform X2 produces MVSKNPNLPEGLYLDPDVNGMALPGLGPFAPVTATASTTSSSAEDLSKKIRKPYTITKSRESWSEPEHDKFLEALQLFDRDWKKIEAFIGSKTVIQIRSHAQKYFLKVQKNGTSEHLPPPRPKRKAAHPYPQKASKNALALPPVSGSCLSSSALLESGFNPIPGPVAPSWTNGSVQSANPSPESKGVSGPATVPNNSCSTTESTLKAQPVGGTTDQVNHSHALRVLPDFTQVYGFIGSVFDPNVTGHMQNLKKMDPIDVETVLLLMRNLSMNLTNPDFEDHRQLLSSYKMDADTGNLSDETKSRRDNQHEKVA; encoded by the exons ATGGTATCCAAAAACCCGAACCTGCCAGAGGGCTTGTACTTGGATCCGGACGTAAACGGCATGGCGTTGCCAGGACTCGGGCCGTTCGCCCCGGTCACTGCGACGGCGTCAACGACCTCGTCTTCGGCGGAGGATCTCAGCAAGAAGATTCGGAAGCCGTACACTATTACCAAGTCCAGAGAGAGCTGGAGCGAACCGGAGCACGACAAGTTCCTCGAAGCCCTCCAGCT CTTCGATCGCGATTGGAAAAAGATTGAAGCTTTCATTGGGTCAAAGACAGTCATACAG ATACGTAGTCATGCACAGAAGTATTTTCTGAAGGTTCAAAAGAATGGGACAAGCGAGCATCTACCTCCCCCTAGGCCAAAAAGGAAAGCTGCTCATCCGTATCCTCAAAAAGCTTCAAAAAATG CTTTGGCACTTCCGCCAGTATCTGGGTCATGTCTATCTTCGTCTGCTTTACTTGAATCTGGGTTTAA TCCCATCCCTGGCCCTGTAGCCCCTTCTTGGACTAATGGTTCTGTGCAATCAGCCAATCCATCTCCTGAGTCCAAAG GTGTTTCGGGGCCAGCAACTGTGCCGAACAACAGTTGCAGCACCACAGAAAGCACCCTTAAAGCTCAACCAGTTGGTGGAACAACAGATCAAGTGAACCATAGCCATGCATTGAGAG tTCTTCCCGACTTTACTCAAGTATACGGATTCATTGGCAGTGTCTTTGACCCCAATGTTACAGGTCATATGCAGAATCTGAAGAAGATGGATCCGATAGATGTTGAAACG GTATTACTGTTGATGCGAAACCTGTCCATGAATTTGACCAATCCTGATTTCGAGGATCAT AGACAGTTGCTTTCATCCTACAAGATGGATGCGGATACAGGGAATCTCAGTGATGAAACTAAAAGCCGTCGTGACAATCAACATGAGAAAGTTGCTTAA
- the LOC137720512 gene encoding protein REVEILLE 6-like isoform X1 yields MVSKNPNLPEGLYLDPDVNGMALPGLGPFAPVTATASTTSSSAEDLSKKIRKPYTITKSRESWSEPEHDKFLEALQLFDRDWKKIEAFIGSKTVIQIRSHAQKYFLKVQKNGTSEHLPPPRPKRKAAHPYPQKASKNALALPPVSGSCLSSSALLESGFNQGPDSSSMLMSPIPGPVAPSWTNGSVQSANPSPESKGVSGPATVPNNSCSTTESTLKAQPVGGTTDQVNHSHALRVLPDFTQVYGFIGSVFDPNVTGHMQNLKKMDPIDVETVLLLMRNLSMNLTNPDFEDHRQLLSSYKMDADTGNLSDETKSRRDNQHEKVA; encoded by the exons ATGGTATCCAAAAACCCGAACCTGCCAGAGGGCTTGTACTTGGATCCGGACGTAAACGGCATGGCGTTGCCAGGACTCGGGCCGTTCGCCCCGGTCACTGCGACGGCGTCAACGACCTCGTCTTCGGCGGAGGATCTCAGCAAGAAGATTCGGAAGCCGTACACTATTACCAAGTCCAGAGAGAGCTGGAGCGAACCGGAGCACGACAAGTTCCTCGAAGCCCTCCAGCT CTTCGATCGCGATTGGAAAAAGATTGAAGCTTTCATTGGGTCAAAGACAGTCATACAG ATACGTAGTCATGCACAGAAGTATTTTCTGAAGGTTCAAAAGAATGGGACAAGCGAGCATCTACCTCCCCCTAGGCCAAAAAGGAAAGCTGCTCATCCGTATCCTCAAAAAGCTTCAAAAAATG CTTTGGCACTTCCGCCAGTATCTGGGTCATGTCTATCTTCGTCTGCTTTACTTGAATCTGGGTTTAATCAAGGGCCAGATTCATCATCAATGCTTATGAGTCCCATCCCTGGCCCTGTAGCCCCTTCTTGGACTAATGGTTCTGTGCAATCAGCCAATCCATCTCCTGAGTCCAAAG GTGTTTCGGGGCCAGCAACTGTGCCGAACAACAGTTGCAGCACCACAGAAAGCACCCTTAAAGCTCAACCAGTTGGTGGAACAACAGATCAAGTGAACCATAGCCATGCATTGAGAG tTCTTCCCGACTTTACTCAAGTATACGGATTCATTGGCAGTGTCTTTGACCCCAATGTTACAGGTCATATGCAGAATCTGAAGAAGATGGATCCGATAGATGTTGAAACG GTATTACTGTTGATGCGAAACCTGTCCATGAATTTGACCAATCCTGATTTCGAGGATCAT AGACAGTTGCTTTCATCCTACAAGATGGATGCGGATACAGGGAATCTCAGTGATGAAACTAAAAGCCGTCGTGACAATCAACATGAGAAAGTTGCTTAA